A stretch of DNA from Carya illinoinensis cultivar Pawnee chromosome 12, C.illinoinensisPawnee_v1, whole genome shotgun sequence:
TTGTTGCtctgcaatttctgtaataaattttttgttagGTTTCTCATATGCTTTCCTCTTTTATCTTCTTAACTTTTAATACAAGCTTGatcagaaaaatataaaaataaaaaataaaccccACGTTTAAATGAGTTTGCGCTTGAGAATCTCATGCCCAAAGTTGAGATGAATGAATAAGAATCAATAAACGAATCTTGagaaaaataagaagagaaaCAAGTAATAAAGAGGAACAACAGCTGATCAATTAGAGAACCAGTAGTTTACATAGCCGTCGGAATCAAGATCGATTCATCAAAGAATGGATGAAAAGTAATCAAATTTTCGGTAACGTTAATCTTTATCATCTGCTATATCCGTACGTGTAATCCGATCTCCATCAGCCGCACAACATATTCATATAGCGCAACTTGAAAAACGTAGCAAAAACTAGTGAGAGACGAGGGTCTCAAAGCAATTCAGTCCATCCAACTCAGGAGCGAACCTCGGCGCCCTCCGTTGCTGCTGCTTCTTATCTTTCTTAACAAACGCCGGCGTTGGAAGCGAGTCTCCTTGTTGCTGCTTCTTGCTCATGTCGATGCTGGCGGCGGGGGCGGCGGTTGTATTACTGCTCCCCTTGGCGATAGAAGGGAAGGAAGCCCTCACAGTTTGGCCCAACAACTCTGCGCACACGGCGTCAAAGGAACTGAACATGGAATTcatgactttttttttccctctctttgaGTCTTTACTCCTCGAAAGACAAACCCCAAGAGAAAAGGGTTTCTGTCTAGAGAAAGCTGTAGAGGGATTGATGTTGGTTCTGGTTTGCGTTGATTGTGAGGACCAGCAGacgaaggttatatatataggaaaaaaatagGGAAACGGAAAGCAGTTCAATTTCCGTAATGGGTGGGGGAATTCTAGGAAGCGTGTGTCTCGAAAAAGCGTGGAAAGCTAAAGACGGCAACTGGACCCCATGCCCCAGTGTGCATGCGTAGGATTCCAATATATCCTAGCCGACAGTCAGCGTCGGTTTACTCAGGATAGCCTAAGGGGAAAGCAAAGCGAAGGAAAGAAAGACCTGGTCTTCATTTGCTCAAAAGcatttgacatgaaaattggcAAAAACTAATGACGTCAAAAGCCACCATCAATGGCGGCCCTTAAGCATCATCAGAGACTTTGGGACTCACAAAGTCGGCGTGTTCATGAACAGACAAGTGCGGATGATGGCGTTACGTCTCTTGCCCCATTTTCATTTACTAATTCAAGTTGACACCCATGAAGGTTTCATAGCCTGTGTGAGAATTCCTTTGCGTCgacattgttttaattaatataacttgTGGCAACATTTCAAACAACATATAACAAAGCTATGCGCCTTCAAAACAACATTTGTTCTAATTTTGTAAGATACATCTCAAACTCACATCTTCCGCACACCAACTCTGACCCACATAGATTTTTCTTAGCTCCAGTTCCTTGATACTTGATCGGCCAAGGGGCAAGGAACCTCCAGATCGGAACATTGAATGggctccatttttcatttttgaaataaatattacttcTCTTCTTTGAACTTGGCTCAATGTATTTCTCTCCACGTTTGATTAGCTGACTTTTCTCTATaccaataaattattatttccttttctactttattatttttccatctatttcttgggagaggaagaagagggTATTCTATTATTTAGTTGTGTTACaatactaattaaatttttagctCACTTTTAGCCAATGGTAGTGAAATTTGAAGCataattctataaactttagCTACCTAATAtttcaacaaagaaaaattttatatacagtcacttttatgtattattttatatattctgtTAATATGATTagtagtattttaaaaaaatttatgtaatcaattgtattaataaaatatatataaaatatacaaaagtaaatgTTTATAGCATAAATGCCAATAATGCTTATAATAGATAGAAAGATAGGAACGCATTAGTGTGAAACTTCCTGGCTTAAGAGGCGAAGCTGCAACTTGGAATGAGTCTGGGGATGGGGGAACCGTTCCAACTTCAAACACATGGAGATATGGATTAGGACATGACGTACCTTTGACGGACTGCATTCATTTATGTACTAACCTTTCCCCTTTTTGAGCTTATCTTTCCCCTTACTATTTTTTCCACCCTTTCTCATCTGCTGGGTTAGTTGGCTTGCACTTACCCCATCAGTAATAGTAACGTTAGAtgtaaaaatttagttataatttaatatgattagttaaaaaagtaaattttattaaaaataatattaagttaaattttaaatatgaagtaattaatattaatttatagattaatatataattttatttatatataataaaactcatgTTAGATACCGTACGTAAATACCGtgcatttaaaaatatatattattaaaaatttaattattttatataaatatcatatttatttatttatttattttaaataatgcaTAAACTTACCCACTTTCTaacttaaatataatttctactCAATTAAATGCAGGGTTTCTTAGTACTTTACCGGCAATGGATCGATCGGGACAGAGTAAAATGGAGCTCTTTTTAAAAGTGCCCTTTCTTGGTTTTACAAGTAAAGCTTCAggaattttcttgattttgaaCTTCCAGGCAACCTCGTTAGTTTTCCCAGACTTGTTGGGTTTGGTTTGTCCCACGTTGTGACTGGTTTTAATAATAAAAGTGATGCTACGTGATATCGCCATCTCATTTATAATATCTCacatgtgatatatttatttttttataataaaaatatatataataaataatcattcaatagtgatacaaataaaatgataataattgtAATATGCCTCGATTTCTGCGATGATTGATCCTTTTAGACAGTTTAGGCCTCATATCTTTAAAATGTTAGATCTAGTTGTTTTTCTTGTCTAATAGAATTGTTGTTGTTTAGTTTTTTGATTTtggttcttttggttttttactgggttttgtttttgtttccacggtattcctccgtgAAAAATGagggtttttaataaatatagaaatgGGTCACTTTTAGATATGTGACCTTCCGCTcttctttaagaaaaaaagtaagatgataatatgatgtatataatttttttataaaagatatttataatattttaatatatacagtattctaaattattttttatcatatttaatttattacataactcaattaatattattaatttattatatttctattCTTTCTCCAGTCTTGTTTATCtataaatatggaaaaataatatgtattaaaaaataattggaaatACTAAACATGTAGCTATCAAATTCTATCTTTTCATAGACTTCCTCTTTAATTAGAATAGTTTGGAAGTcttttttaaacacaaaattttcactttatctaatcttatcattataattttttaaaatttctatataaaatattataaataatttaaaattttcaaatctcaaaataataatattttaaaaaataatattttatttaacttttaacttttatctcaaattaaaaattctcatctcaacgTCCAAACATAACTACACTTCTAATTCGAACCTCAAAATTGTGAGACCCTAGCCGGTTTTAGAATTCTATTGTTTACTAACTTTCTCCAACACATgatgcaataaaaaaaaaaaaaagctccaaGGAGATTAGTTGTTTGCGGTTGCTAGTACTATTTAATTTCGAATTATATTCActtacaatattaataataataatattaagatttttttagacgtttagaatattttaaataatagtaaaatacttTAAGTTAAGACATTTAACTGAGTcttgagaaaagagaaaaaaaataaatacaaaaaattatattattattttaaaatttaaaaaatttatattattttatttgttttatttgaaagtttgaaaaatttatcatgattaaataaaaaatttcaagatttaaaatttaaaaatatattacatttgAGTGatgttggaaaaaaaatatttaagaatatcgAAAATATCTTAATAGAATCCTGCTACTAGTACCGATAGTTGGACCAGTAAGTGCAATGTAACTTGCCacgtgacaaaaaaaaaatattttaactataaaataattatataaaaataaatttataaattaacgtgacttaatataatagattaaattataaaattatttttattataaaatagataataaatataataaattttataaaattacgttaatttataaatttatttttatataatatatttgttagCATCGTATTTTGCGTATCTTTATACTAGACTCTTAACAATTAAGAATTTCAATCCTGGACctgtgaagataaaaaaaataccgCGAGATAGAGACCGGTAAGCAGGAAATCTCTAATGTCAAAAtcaatatcattttaatatttaagctcAAAAAGAGTCATTCGTTTCTGAGAATGATCTTTTATACCAGGTTACTAAAATGCTTCCGTCTGGCGTTTTCTTCAAAGCCACATGCATAGATATGTGTTCGTAAAATGACTGAAGGTTCGTTCGTCCAGGAGCGATCAGCATGACCGCCGGACCCATGATATTGTGGCCGTGAAGAAAAAGCATTGTGCATGATTGCAATTTGGCAAGCAAAGGATCCACCCATTTCAAAACAAATTGCTTTCGGCCACAGGAGCCTGCCTCTTCGGTTCTTTTACAGCCACAACCGGTgctttggggaaaaaaaatcttCCACAGTGAAATTTGCGTGGTTCCAAAGGATGACAACTGCTTTCTGGTGGAAAGACCCGTGACTCGTGAGCCACGAGTGCAAGTGCATTATTCTCCTGCAGTACTCGACCTTAATCACATCAATCTCCTGAATCATTAACGCGacatttatttttgaattttcttatttttaaatatcgtGTCCagttcttattttaaattacagAAATGCTAAATTCACTGATAGTTAGATCTTAACAAtgtgttttgatatttttttaataattaaaaaaatatttttaaataatattataatttttaaatattaaaaatacataaaaaaataaaatagataaaatatacTTATCGAGTCACTTTTAAATCATTGCTATAAACAGTATAATTAAGATATAAAGTTTCAATAAGACTTAAAGGGCTTATTtgattttcctaaattttaaaaggtaaaaaaaaatccaattttaatccaaatatctttaaaaaattttaaaaaaattaatttcaactttttatttgGTCGTCTACCTAGATTTTCgctgaaaagttaaaaattgcaaattaaaataatttttagaaaaaattaaaatgattatattcaaataactttttaattttattttttaaaatgatttatttatcttcACAAAACTCTATAGAATATGCAtcataataagtttttttttattaattaaaaaaatttctcaaaattatgTTAACTAAACAAAATTCCACTTGCTAGCTTCTCCACCGTCcattgtaatttatatatatgatttttatatcaTTAGAAAACGTATGAACTCTCAGGACGGGAATGGAATCCATCCAGATCGCTTCTGAGTCCTGACATGTTGAGTTTGTTGCTTTCTTCAAACGGGGCCCGCCCCCGAGTCGTCTTCAATCAACCTGAACCACAAAGAAAGCCTCCACGGTGTCGTTTTCTTCCACTTGTGtcgttttatttcaaaaaataagcaaaaataTCTACCTCGGGAGGTGGGCTGAGCAGACGACCAATTTCGCACTAGGCGGGCCCACCCACGTGCCAGTATTGAGGTGCCCAGGAAACGGTAGATAAATCAACCATCCCTATATCGCCACGTGTCATGGCACGAAAATTTTGGTGCGCAAGTACAAATACTAGATCTTCGGTGTACGCCTTCTCACGGTCACGGAAAGTCCTAAAGCCAACCTTTCAACTGTCAGCAGCTCGATTCTGACTCCTGAGACTGAGAAGTGATCAGAAAAACACTTCCTCACTCTTTGAGGTTGCAACTTTGTAAGTACCCAGATGATCTCCTACGATTTTGTAACCAAACTTTGCTAGAATAGTTCTGGGATGTTCGGTTTCCTATGATGCCTTCAGTTCTTGATGTTATCAGAAATCAAGTTCAGAGATTTTCTCGGTTTGATGTGAttttgaaagtgaaagtgattcTCATTTTCTCCTCAGGGTTGTGTTTGTTATCATGAGCGTGTGTTAAATTTGCTTTCTTGAGCTATTTTTGTGCCATTCGCTGAAGTGTTGGTTTTAGAGTCTGAAAATTAGAAGTCTTCTAACGTCCAAGTATTATATCTGTTTTCGTAGAACTCTTGCTTAGTGAGCTCTGGCTTTGTTGTCATCTTTGAGACATGTCAGGTCCGAATCAACCTTAATTTCactactaaaaaaattaatttatttgttgcaaGCGATTTGATTATCTGATTACTCCCCAAAAACAATCCCGATCATCTAAGGGCGTGTTGCTTACGGTCTTGATAACAGTTGTCGTCAGTTTCTTAATTGAAAGCTCGATACCTACCTTAATTTCACAGTAATTTTCCATTTAATGGTCAGCATCGTAATTtttaattagtatatatgtcGAGCATTTTGTGAACTACTCTTGTTATTCATGTCAGACCAAGGGCATTATTGATGGCCACCGTGACCGGCTCCCACTTTGTATCAAGAACTTCACATGCCAGCAGTCATGGAAGTTCAGGATCAGAAACTAAAGCAAACTTGGCACAAATGGGGCTCAGGAGCCAAGCAATGACCCATAATGGGTTAAGATCTTTGAACAAGTTGGATATGCTACAGATGAGAACCAATGCAAAAGCAATTGCCGGGCAAGCAAGAAGCAAAGTGGGAGACACTCAGAATGATAGGCCCGCTGGGAAAATTATATGTGGACAAGGAATGAATTTGGTCTTTGTGGGAGCTGAAGTAGGTCCATGGAGCAAAACCGGTGGACTTGGTGATGTTCTTGGAGGACTGCCACCCGCAATGGCGGTAATAGCGGAGTTCTCTTTTACTGTTGATTATTCTCATTGCTTGGTTTGCAGTTGTAATTTGTAGCTATTCTGGTATAAGTTGGAGCATTTGGTTGGATATGTTTGATGATTTATTATGGCAATTAATGTCTAGGCTAAGGGGCACCGAGTTATGACAGTCTCTCCACGTTATGACCAGTACAAAGATGCATGGGACACTGAAGTTCCAGTTGAGGTAAATATCCATggttggaaaatgatttatacagtCCTAGAATATACAAACTCAGTACactttgtttgaaaaaaagtatGAGAAATATGAACCACAtcaaaaaattaactttttcatgGTTGACTCTGTTTCTTTTAAAGAGTCTACAGAACTTCATATATTATGACTGAATCTAGCATTCCTTTTATGTTTATGGAGAGTCTTCCTTTTGGCGGGATCATGTCTTGCTCAATTTTCTAGGCTTATGAATTCCCCCTTGATTGTTCTCTCATGTGCCAGATAAAAGTTGGGGATAGACTGGAAACTGTTCGCTTCTTCCACTGCTACAAGCGAGGAGTTGATCGTGTATTTGTGGATCACCCAATATTCCTTGAGAAGGTTCTCTTTTGATTTTGTGTTTGAAGCACCAAAATCTTGGGTATGAGCCACACTTAAAATAGTAGAATATTCATCTGATGTTTGACTTTCTGAATACTCCAGGTATGGGGTAAAACTGGATCCAAAATCTATGGCCCCAGAACTGGGCTGGATTACCAAGATAACCAACTTCGTTTCAGCTTGTTGTGCCAGGTAACTTATCCATTGCtccctttattttatttactattttcaaACTTCGGCCATTGAATTGGGATGAAAATTGAAGAAAGCATAAAATTGACTTTGCTGATGGCACACAACAATTGTGAATTTTTCCCAATTATCTGTCATTTCTTAAGGTGAAAAAAATGTTTGGTTCATTACTTGCAATTAAGCCAGACTTTCAACCCATGATCTGCCAACTTTAAAGTGCTCATCTACTAGTAATTAATATTGAGAAGTCCTACACAACTTAGGAACAAACTTATCCTGGACTTTATAAGGAGTTACCATACTCCTCCTATTAGGCCTTTTAAGGGGAGAAATGAGTGTTTCTATATAGTATCATAGCAGGCTAACCTATGACCGATGATGGGCTCCTGCAACCTACCCACGATGATGGTACCGGAAATACCGGCCCACATGTAATGGGGTGTATTGAGAAGTCCCATACGGTTTAGGAACAAACTCATTCTGGATTTTATAAGGAGTTATCATACTCCTCTTATTAGGCCTTTTAAGGGGAGAAATGAGTGTTTCTATAATTAATTTGTAACAAAATGTTTGAAGTCTTTAGTATGACATTTTTAAACCGAACAATGATTCAGCCTACTCAGGTTGGTTCCCATCTCATCATGCATTCAGTATGTAGTTGTAGTCTGGTAGCCGATCAATCTCATAGTTATCAACTTTAGCATCTAGGATAACTCAAATAAACTTCCCCCCACCTCCTTTCTTACCTTTCAGGCTGCTCTGGAGGCACCAAGGGTTCTGAACCTAAACAGCAGTGAATATTTCTCTGGACCATATGGTGCGGTCCCCTTCTTCgtttcttaaaaaatttgatGTTTCTGTCTATAAATAGCTTCATTAAGGATCTTCCTTTCTGCCCCTTGCAGGGGAGGATGTTGTCTTCATTGCTAATGATTGGCACACTGCTCTTCTTCCGTGCTACCTGAAAACCATGTACAAACCAAGGGGAATTTACCAAACTGCCAAGGTAAGGTGCTATTGCTTCAAAGTACCATCTTATGAAATGGTGATTAAACTTGACTATTCATTACTTAGGGGCTAACGCAGCTTGATAAGTGATGGCAGGTTGCTTTCTGTATCCACAACATCGCCTACCAGGGCAGATTTGCTTTTCCAGACTTCTCGCTTCTCAATTTGCCTGATCAATTCAAGGGTTCTTTTGACTTTATTGATGGGTAAGTCTCTTAAATGATTCTTGTTTGTATTAGAACGAGGAGTTTCAGATAGACAAGATTTGGGGAATGATCCTCTTGCTAGATGTGTTGTTAATATTTCTGTGGTGCAGGTATGAAAAGCCAGTCAAGGGAAGGAAAATCAATTGGATGAAGGCCGGAATATTAGAATCAGACAGGGTCGTAACTGTGAGCCCATACTATGCCCAGGAACTTGTTTCTGGAGTTGAAAAAGGTGTTGAATTGGATAACATCATTCGTAAGACTGGCATCACTGGTATTGTGAATGGGATGGATGTTCAAGAATGGAATCCGGCCACAGATAAATACGTAGATGTGAAGTATGATGCCACAACTGTAAGTAACTTGCAAAAAAACTCAGTTCCTTTGGAAATCTTCCTGTAAAAATCATTACTTATgggtattatatataatttataggtTATGGATGCAAAGCCTTTATTAAAGGAAGCCCTTCAAGCAGAAGTTGGGTTGCCTGTTGACAGAAATATTCCTTTGATAGGCTTCATTGGAAGATTGGAAGAGCAGAAAGGTTCAGATATTCTGGCAGCGGCTATTCCAAAGTTTATTGGGGAGGATGTTCAAGTCGTAGTCCTTGTAAGTCATTTAGGATGTTCTCTCTCCTAAAGTGTAGCTGCTGCAACAGGCACCATATTGAGTTTGACAATTGAATC
This window harbors:
- the LOC122289758 gene encoding granule-bound starch synthase 1, chloroplastic/amyloplastic-like; amino-acid sequence: MATVTGSHFVSRTSHASSHGSSGSETKANLAQMGLRSQAMTHNGLRSLNKLDMLQMRTNAKAIAGQARSKVGDTQNDRPAGKIICGQGMNLVFVGAEVGPWSKTGGLGDVLGGLPPAMAAKGHRVMTVSPRYDQYKDAWDTEVPVEIKVGDRLETVRFFHCYKRGVDRVFVDHPIFLEKVWGKTGSKIYGPRTGLDYQDNQLRFSLLCQAALEAPRVLNLNSSEYFSGPYGEDVVFIANDWHTALLPCYLKTMYKPRGIYQTAKVAFCIHNIAYQGRFAFPDFSLLNLPDQFKGSFDFIDGYEKPVKGRKINWMKAGILESDRVVTVSPYYAQELVSGVEKGVELDNIIRKTGITGIVNGMDVQEWNPATDKYVDVKYDATTVMDAKPLLKEALQAEVGLPVDRNIPLIGFIGRLEEQKGSDILAAAIPKFIGEDVQVVVLGTGKKTMEKQIEMLEIMYPNKARGVAKFNVPLAHMIIAGADFILVPSRFEPCGLIQLHAMRYGTVPICASTGGLVDTVEEGFTGFQMGAFNVECDAVDPADVNAIAATVKRALATYGSPALKEIIQNCMAQDLSWKGPARLWEKMLLTLGVAGGEPGIEGEEIAPLAKENVATP